From a single Okeanomitos corallinicola TIOX110 genomic region:
- a CDS encoding DUF3611 family protein, producing the protein MTQNSETPSSNIRAIAQKFRLAGWISFWIQLVLGVISGIIVLLFAIFSQRSGSPNNNPGTGFGVFLAICGIVVLGVGIYLAYRYTRIGKQLDSSNPSNRPRKLETVQILRMGLWINLAGILVTLLGAQAIVGTLVARSISPQAVTTQLFDPTRIISGLDMLVVQANTNTISAHFAGLVVSLFLLNRITK; encoded by the coding sequence ATGACACAAAACTCCGAAACCCCATCCTCTAATATTCGAGCGATCGCCCAAAAGTTTCGTCTAGCTGGTTGGATTAGTTTTTGGATTCAACTTGTACTAGGTGTAATTTCCGGGATAATTGTCTTATTATTTGCCATATTTAGTCAAAGATCAGGTAGTCCCAACAACAACCCAGGCACGGGATTCGGTGTATTTTTAGCCATTTGTGGCATAGTTGTTTTAGGTGTCGGTATTTACTTAGCCTATCGTTACACCAGAATTGGCAAACAATTAGATTCCTCTAACCCTAGCAATCGTCCCCGGAAGCTGGAAACAGTGCAAATATTAAGAATGGGACTATGGATAAATTTAGCAGGAATACTGGTGACACTTTTGGGAGCGCAAGCGATAGTAGGTACACTGGTAGCCAGGTCAATATCTCCACAAGCCGTAACTACTCAATTGTTTGACCCTACTCGGATTATCAGCGGATTAGATATGCTAGTAGTTCAGGCTAATACCAATACAATCTCAGCGCATTTTGCAGGGCTTGTAGTTTCACTGTTTTTGCTCAATCGCATTACAAAATAG
- a CDS encoding ATP-binding protein, translating into MLMSASSDFIALCREQISLLTQGLGASLSIVYLTQELGETSTGQAQLIPVVVYPETAALQQGEKLTQAKAVQQIELESNHLLSLPAQPGKLLTAASKSFTSPSESRNTDQAATPNSENEYVVSANQIVLPLIYEGVMMGLLVTGREDRPWNESEESQIQRIAKTLAIASILDQRQVWLEQQLHQQQILQEQQRDLLDNLLHQFRNPLTAIRTFGKLLLKRLLTTDPNREVAISIVRESDRLNELLQQFDQVIALTNADLEPIPLTASNVVEASLQTATKAPLLLPGTGEEVTNCHLKDLLAPLLISAQAIAQERNLELIADIPADLPLVKANIKAIQEVLNNIIDNALKYTPTGGKIFIQTGYQKANFQGIAISDTGPGIPPEDLEHLGERHYRGVQAQTEIPGTGLGIAIAKQLIAQMQGEIEVFSPAFNSNLTSLKQPGTTVMIWLKIGNG; encoded by the coding sequence ATGTTAATGTCTGCCAGTTCTGATTTCATTGCTCTGTGTCGAGAGCAAATATCCCTACTAACCCAAGGACTGGGAGCGTCTTTGAGTATTGTGTACTTAACACAAGAATTAGGAGAAACGTCCACAGGCCAAGCACAACTAATTCCTGTGGTTGTCTACCCAGAAACAGCAGCATTACAGCAGGGAGAAAAACTTACGCAGGCTAAAGCAGTTCAACAAATAGAACTAGAATCTAATCACCTTTTGTCATTACCAGCACAGCCGGGAAAATTATTGACTGCTGCCTCAAAATCTTTCACTTCACCTTCAGAGTCTAGAAATACAGATCAAGCAGCTACCCCCAATTCAGAAAATGAATATGTTGTCAGTGCTAATCAAATAGTTTTACCTCTAATTTATGAAGGGGTAATGATGGGTTTATTGGTAACGGGAAGAGAAGATAGACCTTGGAATGAAAGTGAAGAGAGTCAAATTCAGCGCATAGCTAAAACCCTGGCCATCGCCTCTATTTTAGATCAACGTCAGGTATGGTTAGAGCAACAGTTACATCAACAGCAAATTCTCCAAGAACAACAACGAGATTTATTAGATAATCTTTTACATCAGTTCCGTAATCCTTTAACAGCTATTCGTACCTTTGGTAAACTACTTTTAAAAAGATTACTGACCACAGATCCTAATCGGGAAGTAGCCATCAGCATAGTTAGAGAAAGCGATCGCCTCAATGAATTACTACAACAATTTGATCAAGTCATCGCCTTAACTAATGCAGATTTAGAACCCATACCCCTAACAGCATCCAATGTAGTAGAAGCATCTTTGCAAACAGCAACCAAAGCACCTTTATTATTACCAGGAACTGGGGAAGAAGTCACAAATTGCCATTTAAAAGATTTATTAGCACCATTATTAATATCTGCTCAAGCTATTGCCCAAGAAAGAAATTTAGAATTAATTGCCGATATTCCAGCAGATTTACCCTTAGTAAAAGCTAATATTAAAGCCATCCAAGAAGTTTTAAATAACATCATTGATAATGCTTTGAAATATACTCCCACTGGTGGTAAAATTTTTATTCAAACTGGATATCAAAAAGCGAACTTCCAAGGCATAGCCATTAGCGATACAGGCCCTGGTATACCGCCAGAAGATTTAGAACATTTAGGAGAAAGGCATTACCGGGGTGTACAAGCACAAACAGAAATTCCCGGTACAGGATTAGGAATTGCGATCGCCAAACAACTGATCGCACAAATGCAGGGAGAAATTGAAGTTTTCAGCCCTGCATTTAATTCCAATCTTACTTCCCTAAAACAACCAGGAACTACAGTCATGATTTGGTTAAAAATTGGTAATGGGTAA
- a CDS encoding cofactor assembly of complex C subunit B, with amino-acid sequence MDTAIVPSTFLLTLLLSVGLFFFIRASTKDRIEKAQLVSEQDETTLMTQLKDYFRSRAYRVTSIDQDKNIVTFEGLVRPSWFLAIFLTFLAAVGFACLSLVLAQVFDSQSPLFLSLVLLSPLSGIFYWRKSGRLEQVSLKMESVQNEQHSSSIITVVAHRDELAELQRALQLKMLD; translated from the coding sequence ATGGATACTGCTATTGTGCCGTCTACTTTCCTACTCACTTTATTGTTATCAGTAGGACTATTTTTCTTTATTCGCGCTTCTACTAAAGACCGCATCGAAAAAGCTCAGTTGGTTTCTGAACAAGATGAGACTACCTTGATGACTCAACTCAAGGATTATTTTCGCTCCCGTGCCTATCGTGTGACATCTATAGATCAAGATAAAAATATAGTTACTTTTGAAGGTCTTGTCAGACCTAGCTGGTTTTTAGCTATCTTTTTGACTTTTTTAGCTGCTGTTGGTTTTGCTTGTTTGTCTTTGGTTTTAGCTCAGGTATTTGATAGTCAAAGTCCACTTTTTCTATCTTTGGTACTGCTGTCACCATTAAGTGGTATATTTTATTGGCGCAAATCTGGAAGACTTGAGCAAGTGTCACTCAAAATGGAATCTGTCCAAAATGAGCAGCACTCCTCAAGTATAATTACTGTTGTTGCCCATAGAGATGAACTTGCTGAGTTACAAAGGGCATTACAGTTAAAGATGTTGGATTAA
- a CDS encoding DUF3155 domain-containing protein gives MARRRKRKSRRRQEGRRILEHVPQYSIESGEDKPVTAARKFIQAEGILPPALLLVKRNEHTTDRYFWAEKGLFGAQYVEENHFLFPSLRVLETPVAGQELVAVASR, from the coding sequence TTGGCAAGGAGACGTAAACGGAAAAGTCGTCGTCGTCAGGAAGGGCGACGCATCCTGGAACACGTGCCTCAATATAGCATCGAAAGCGGCGAAGATAAACCTGTGACAGCAGCGAGAAAATTCATTCAAGCTGAAGGTATCTTGCCACCTGCATTGCTACTTGTAAAACGGAACGAACACACCACAGACCGTTATTTCTGGGCGGAAAAAGGTCTGTTTGGCGCTCAATACGTAGAAGAAAATCACTTCTTATTCCCCAGCTTGAGAGTGTTGGAAACTCCTGTTGCTGGACAAGAATTAGTGGCTGTAGCTAGTCGTTAG